Proteins encoded by one window of Nicotiana tabacum cultivar K326 chromosome 10, ASM71507v2, whole genome shotgun sequence:
- the LOC107783349 gene encoding uncharacterized protein LOC107783349, with the protein MAPNSIDDSSNVSAAGTVAQPIAMWNHCNNMVISWILNSLSKDIAESVLYSKTTNDIWKELEVRFGQCNGAQLYQLQKKLSDVVQGTSDIAEYYTKVKRIWDELDTLNTCVHSACECNCGGKSRTSKSLQDGRLIQFLMGLNDIYI; encoded by the exons atGGCACCAAACTCCATAGATGATTCTTCAAATGTTTCTGCAGCTGGCACAGTTGCTCAACCAATTGCCATG TGGAACCATTGCAATAATATGGTTATATCATGGATTTTGAACTCTCTATCCAAGGACATAGCTGAAAGTGTCCTTTATTCTAAAACTACAAATGACATTTGGAAAGAACTTGAAGTTAGATTTGGACAGTGTAATGGTGCTCAACTTTATCAGTTGCAAAAAAAGTTGAGTGATGTCGTGCAAGGAACATCTGACATAGCAGAATATTATACAAAGGTGAAACGGATCTGGGATGAGTTAGATACCTTGAACACTTGTGTGCATTCTGCTTGTGAATGCAACTGTGGAGGAAAGTCAAGAACTTCAAAGTCTCTTCAAGATGGCAGGCTCATCCAGTTCCTCATGGGACTTAATGATATATATATTTAG
- the LOC107783350 gene encoding trihelix transcription factor GT-3b-like produces the protein MDPHLHHHHHQHHQQQQQQNPFSLQSVNVDTSGGGVNIGTTSGDRFPQWSIQETRDFLMIRAELDQTFMETKRNKLLWEVIATKMKDKGYNRSPEQCKCKWKNLVTRYKGCETLEPEALRQQFPFYNELQAIFAARMQRMLWIEAEGGGGSKKKTISQLSSDEEEENEDSEGEKVVGITKKKRKVKGNNVNIVGSSSSGGSGNLVNSFKEILDDFMKQQMAMEMQWLKAYEAKEEERRIKEMEWRQTMEALENERLMMERRWREREEQRRIREEARAEKRDALITALLNKLRREDHNM, from the exons atggatcctCATCTTCATCACCATCACCATCAACATcatcagcaacaacaacaacaaaatccatttaGTCTTCAAAGTGTGAATGTAGATACAAGTGGTGGAGGGGTTAATATTGGTACAACTAGTGGAGATAGATTTCCTCAATGGAGTATTCAAGAAACAAGAGATTTTTTGATGATTAGAGCCGAGTTGGATCAAACTTTCATGGAAACTAAAAGAAACAAACTTTTATGGGAAGTCATAGCCACAAAGATGAAAGACAAAGGTTACAATCGTAGCCCTGAACAGTGTAAATGCAAGTGGAAAAATCTCGTTACGCGCTATAAG ggATGTGAAACGCTTGAACCAGAAGCTCTACGACAACAATTTCCATTTTACAACGAGTTGCAAGCGATTTTCGCGGCTAGGATGCAGAGAATGCTGTGGATAGAGGCAGAAGGTGGCGGCGGGTCGAAGAAGAAGACTATTTCTCAGCTGTCTTCTGATGAAGAGGAAGAAAATGAGGATAGTGAAGGAGAAAAAGTAGTTGgtataacaaaaaagaaaagaaaggtgaAGGGAAATAATGTTAACATTGTTGGTAGTAGTTCTAGTGGTGGTAGTGGGAATTTAGTGAATAGTTTTAAGGAGATTTTGGATGATTTCATGAAGCAACAAATGGCAATGGAAATGCAATGGTTAAAAGCTTATGAAGCAAAGGAAGAAGAGAGGAGAATAAAGGAAATGGAATGGAGACAAACAATGGAGGCATTAGAAAATGAGAGGTTAATGATGGAAAGAAGatggagagaaagagaagaaCAAAGGAGGATTAGAGAAGAAGCTAGAGCTGAGAAAAGGGATGCACTTATTACAGCTCTTTTGAACAAGCTTAGAAGAGAAGATCACAACATGTAA